In one window of uncultured Draconibacterium sp. DNA:
- a CDS encoding ATP-binding protein, which translates to MKNWNNHILLCLLFAFIVGVSPVFGKDTLQIDSLKTAVKTETSAEKIVDIYIDLSDLYGYFNADSSLKYAEKAFDLSKKSNYKYGEGTALFLISYIYDQSGEWLPAISNLEKAIDIFTINNDSLSLIACYLNLGVLYSYGKDQLQALKYIIKAKNICEETNENYALSEAYSNIGSYYQYLKEYRSSLIYYQKALAIDTLQHNIPNESLNHTALSYNFLKLNRHDEALYQLNEAEKLLPQINDKQREIEVMLGFIYYYLETEDLEKAKNYIDRIVDYKNQNEFVKLAVEINYVGGRYYLKKKDYRKAINYYDIAIVQSNTLEKYDYLSDYYNEKGEAYAGLQQYEKAYEMISKAKAAFEMLKPDEIVEALGKFEAGEASKAERNKILLEQQLASAKNESDQFKFRVKAASAIVALLIILATLSFFLILRKKHTDELKANYNTINRQKLLLEENLVKLAEDEQNLKKLNATKDKFFSIIAHDLKNPFNVLIGISDLLRNEKKTKNSDDFDVLINGMYQAATSGYELLENLLEWSRTQTGTIKFEPQSFFIHKVFEINKDLNLEVAKSKGININISEKKAMVYADFDMVNFIVRNLLNNAIKFSNKNGKIELLAKKDGEMLIVTVKDDGIGMTPEMIENLFKIEKSVQREGTAHEKGTGLGLILCQEFIKKNGGNIWVDSEIDKGSSFHFSLPLSLS; encoded by the coding sequence ATGAAAAATTGGAATAATCATATCTTACTGTGTTTATTGTTCGCATTTATTGTTGGTGTTTCACCTGTTTTTGGAAAAGATACGTTACAGATCGATTCGCTAAAAACCGCTGTTAAAACGGAAACAAGTGCGGAGAAAATCGTAGATATCTACATCGATCTTTCCGATTTATACGGTTATTTTAATGCTGACAGTTCGCTTAAATACGCTGAAAAAGCCTTCGATCTCTCAAAAAAAAGCAATTATAAATACGGCGAAGGAACAGCACTTTTTCTTATCAGTTATATTTATGACCAGTCGGGAGAATGGCTTCCGGCCATTTCTAACCTTGAAAAAGCCATTGATATATTCACTATAAATAACGATTCGCTTTCATTAATTGCATGCTACCTGAATCTTGGCGTTTTGTACTCATACGGAAAAGACCAGCTGCAGGCTCTTAAATACATTATTAAAGCCAAAAATATTTGCGAAGAAACCAACGAAAATTATGCCCTGTCCGAAGCATACAGCAATATTGGTTCGTATTACCAATACCTTAAGGAATACCGGAGTAGTTTGATTTATTACCAAAAAGCACTCGCCATCGACACCTTACAGCATAACATTCCAAATGAGAGCTTAAACCATACTGCGCTGAGTTATAACTTCCTGAAGTTAAATCGTCACGACGAGGCACTATACCAGTTAAACGAAGCCGAGAAACTTTTGCCACAGATTAACGATAAGCAACGTGAAATTGAAGTAATGCTTGGTTTTATTTATTATTACCTTGAAACCGAAGATCTTGAAAAGGCAAAAAACTACATTGATAGAATTGTAGACTACAAAAATCAAAACGAATTTGTAAAACTTGCCGTTGAAATTAATTATGTAGGTGGTCGGTACTACCTAAAAAAGAAGGACTACCGAAAAGCAATAAACTACTACGACATAGCCATTGTACAAAGTAATACGCTGGAAAAATACGATTACCTCTCAGACTATTACAACGAAAAAGGAGAAGCTTATGCCGGGCTTCAACAATACGAAAAAGCATACGAAATGATTTCAAAAGCAAAAGCAGCTTTTGAAATGCTAAAACCCGATGAGATTGTTGAGGCGCTGGGCAAGTTCGAAGCCGGCGAAGCAAGTAAGGCCGAAAGAAATAAGATTTTACTTGAGCAGCAGCTGGCTTCAGCAAAAAACGAAAGCGATCAATTTAAATTTCGGGTAAAAGCGGCCTCTGCCATTGTTGCCTTATTAATTATTTTGGCGACACTCTCCTTTTTTCTCATCCTCCGAAAAAAGCACACCGACGAGCTCAAAGCCAACTACAACACCATAAACCGTCAGAAATTATTGCTGGAAGAAAACCTGGTAAAGCTTGCTGAAGACGAACAAAACCTTAAAAAACTAAATGCCACAAAAGACAAATTCTTTTCGATTATTGCACACGACTTAAAAAATCCATTTAATGTTTTAATCGGTATTTCCGATTTATTGCGCAATGAAAAGAAAACCAAAAACTCGGATGATTTCGATGTGCTTATTAACGGTATGTACCAGGCAGCCACGAGTGGCTACGAGTTGTTGGAGAACCTGTTGGAATGGTCGCGTACACAAACCGGAACCATTAAATTCGAACCACAGTCTTTCTTTATTCATAAAGTTTTCGAAATCAACAAAGACCTCAATCTTGAGGTGGCCAAAAGCAAAGGTATAAACATCAACATCTCGGAAAAGAAAGCTATGGTTTATGCTGATTTTGATATGGTAAACTTTATTGTTCGTAACCTGCTGAACAACGCCATAAAATTCTCGAATAAAAACGGCAAAATTGAACTGCTTGCCAAAAAAGATGGAGAAATGCTTATTGTTACCGTAAAAGACGATGGTATTGGAATGACTCCGGAAATGATAGAAAACCTGTTTAAAATTGAAAAATCAGTGCAACGCGAAGGCACCGCTCACGAAAAAGGGACAGGATTAGGCTTAATTCTTTGCCAGGAGTTTATCAAAAAAAATGGCGGCAATATCTGGGTCGACAGCGAAATAGACAAGGGCAGCAGCTTCCACTTCAGTCTTCCGCTTTCGTTGTCGTAA
- a CDS encoding arylsulfatase: MRKLILPTIFSLLLLACQQKTKTSDTQPTRPNIIYILADDLGYGDLSCYGQTYFSTPNIDKLAENGMQFTQHYSGSTVCAPSRSALMTGQHTGHTPVRGNKEWQPEGQYPMATSAVTIAEALKEAGYTTGAFGKWGLGYPGSEGDPNMQGFDEFFGYNCQRMGHNYYPYHLWHNQEKIVLEGNSGKKMEAYGPELIHNEAIRFIENNKDQPFFMYYPSIIPHAELFAPEEYIAKYRGKFEPEKAYKGVDDGERYKQGGYGSQAEAHAAFAAMVDYLDMQVGEIVAKLKELGIYENTLIIFTSDNGPHLEGGADPDYFNSNGPLKGYKRDLYEGGIRTPMIAVWDGKIAAGSSSDHISAFWDVFPTVAELTNISTPDSIDGISFLPTLLGEEQSAQHDYLYWEFHELKGRQAVRKGNWKLVRYNVFTPEKTTTELYNLATDVGEENNVASDHPELVEELSALIEKSHTKSDLFKFGNEE; this comes from the coding sequence ATGAGAAAACTAATATTACCAACTATTTTTAGCTTACTGCTGCTGGCTTGTCAGCAAAAAACAAAAACGAGTGATACGCAGCCAACAAGGCCAAATATTATTTATATACTGGCCGACGACCTGGGTTATGGAGACCTGAGTTGCTACGGACAAACGTATTTTTCAACGCCAAACATCGATAAGCTGGCCGAAAACGGCATGCAGTTTACCCAGCACTATTCGGGCTCAACGGTTTGTGCTCCTTCGCGCTCGGCATTAATGACCGGGCAACACACCGGGCACACCCCCGTTAGAGGCAACAAAGAGTGGCAACCCGAAGGACAATATCCCATGGCGACCAGTGCTGTTACCATTGCAGAAGCGCTAAAAGAAGCCGGTTACACAACCGGTGCTTTTGGCAAGTGGGGATTGGGTTATCCGGGTTCGGAAGGCGACCCAAACATGCAGGGATTCGATGAATTCTTTGGCTACAACTGCCAGCGAATGGGACACAATTATTACCCTTATCATCTGTGGCATAACCAGGAAAAGATTGTTCTTGAAGGGAATTCAGGAAAAAAAATGGAAGCTTACGGACCGGAACTGATCCACAACGAAGCGATTCGTTTTATCGAAAACAACAAAGACCAACCATTTTTCATGTACTATCCTTCAATTATTCCGCATGCCGAGTTGTTTGCTCCTGAAGAGTACATTGCCAAATACCGCGGAAAATTTGAGCCCGAAAAAGCTTACAAAGGAGTTGATGATGGTGAACGCTATAAACAAGGTGGATACGGTTCGCAAGCAGAGGCACACGCAGCATTTGCGGCAATGGTTGACTACCTGGACATGCAGGTTGGCGAAATCGTTGCCAAACTGAAAGAACTGGGAATTTACGAAAACACCTTGATCATATTTACTTCGGATAACGGTCCGCATTTGGAAGGTGGAGCAGATCCGGATTATTTCAACTCGAACGGACCGTTAAAAGGCTATAAACGTGACTTGTACGAAGGTGGTATCAGGACACCAATGATTGCGGTATGGGACGGAAAAATTGCAGCCGGCAGTTCGTCTGATCACATTTCTGCTTTTTGGGATGTATTTCCCACCGTGGCTGAACTTACCAACATTTCTACTCCCGATTCAATTGACGGAATTTCGTTTTTACCTACGCTGCTTGGCGAAGAACAATCGGCTCAGCACGATTATTTATACTGGGAATTTCATGAATTGAAAGGCCGACAAGCAGTTCGAAAAGGCAACTGGAAACTGGTGCGCTACAACGTTTTTACACCCGAAAAAACAACAACCGAATTATACAACCTGGCCACGGATGTGGGTGAAGAGAACAATGTGGCCAGCGACCATCCTGAATTGGTTGAGGAGCTCAGTGCTCTAATCGAAAAATCACATACTAAATCTGATCTTTTCAAATTCGGAAATGAAGAATAA